A segment of the Triticum urartu cultivar G1812 chromosome 1, Tu2.1, whole genome shotgun sequence genome:
GCCGCCCATTTGATGTGGCGATCCTCTGCTGGTAAAGGAATCCCATTCTTTTGGCGGCTTCCTTTGATAGCAGGGATGAGCTTCACAGTTGGCTgcggagacaagaaaaggaagaggTTGGTTAGTTTCCTCATTACGCAATATTAATAGCAACAAAACTATTTCTGGCTTGCCGACAAATGATGTTCCATGGAGCACATGTAACTTATCAACATGGGGTTGATAATTAGTGAGTTGGTTCACGTGAACGAAAAGCGATTCTGGTTGTATATACACTTCCAAATCAATGACTATAACCGACAATTGTAAAGCATACCCCAGTTGTTTAGCAATACCACAACTGCAGAAACGAACACAACGATTTATGCAGGTCAACATTGTATTATTGTCTTGCGGTGTCATACTTGCTGTTACTTCCTTGTAACGGAAAGAACAGACCGACCTATTGCATTACATGCAGTTTGTGAAATTATACACAGTAAGCAACATGCTATCTATACCTTTCCACACTAAAATATCAACACATGGTTTATAATGCTCAAACAAATACAACAAAGAAGCCATAAATTAATCAACACTCTTATAAATCCCTAAGCATTAAGCCTTGAGCCTCCAAAGAATGTGATGACAGGTCAGAAACCTGGATAGTTGTTTCAGTAGTTCAGCATATCATTACCTAGCTTAAAACCTGGATAGCTGCTAGATTTTAAAATCATGATCACAATGACTGACACAACAGACTAGATGTTCATGTCTACTAGTAGTATAGTAGGAAATGGATCAAAAGCATGATACTACTTGTGGATCTTTTGGCAAATGATAACACACAGCACAAGTTACTCACAGGCAAGGACACAGAGCGCTGGTAAGTGTGCGCGTCCTTCGGCGCGTCATCATCGGCATCACAGCATGAGTCCTCCGGTTCGGCCTCAGCGGCAGATGACGATGAAGGAAACGTTGCGCACTTCTGGAGGTCCTTCTTCAACCCCAAGCCAACCGGCTTGGAGAAACCTGCACACATTCCAGCCTCCACTGAACAATCTGCATTCTCCCCCTGCCCCGAAGCTCTATCCAGGGCAGACTGCTTCCCTGGAGAAATGTCGGTGCCACCGGCGACAGCAGAAGAGGCACCCGCACCATCAGATGCCACTGCTGGCACACTCCCAAGATCACAGGATTGACCATCCATCAAGAAACCGGCGTCCTAGAACAGCAACCACAAGGCACACACCTGCGTCCATCAAACAACCACAAGGCCATCGTGAGCTGACTGATTAAGGATCCACTAAACTAGCAGCTAGCTCTGTTTTTCGTCCCTGCTCAGATTAAGAGCCCTAGCAGTAGATCCTAAACGAACGTTAAACAGCAGTGCTAATTAAAAAGATCGACAGTGCTATCACTGGATGCAGGTCTGCGCCAGATTCGGCGAGGTTAAAAGAGAGGGGGTCGGTCGGTCGGCGGCGTACCCCGGTCCCGGCGCCGGCGATCCAATCCCACGAGCAGAGGCAGGGCAGTCGACAGTGACGAGAAGGAGAGAAGTCCAGCGATGAGAGGAGCAAGGaaggggagggggaaggggagGGGACGGCGCGCTAGGAGGAGTGGATGTTGGGGTGCCAAGACCAGGGCTTGAGGCGGTGGGAGCAGCAGAGCGcggaggggagggggagggcggCGTCGTCGCGGAGCAGGGGCGAGGCCCCCCGCGCCGTCCGAGGCATCGCGGACCCAACGCCGCCGGCGAGGGCCGTGCCCGGCAGATCTGGGAGGGGAGGGCGAGGAGCAGTGGTGAGTGGGTGGGCGGAGGGATTGGGGATTTTTTTTTCTCTCTTCTTGCTTGTGCCGTCGCGAATGGAAGTCAAGTCTTCTCGGGGGAGCTTATAAATAGTGGCGGAGGGGGAGTGAGGGAGAGCGGTGTGGATAAGGGGGGGACACGTGTGGTGGCCGGCTTGTCGGCTTCCGCGTGCGCCCCGGGGAATGGATCTGCGGGGGATCGGGCCTCCTTGTTTGTATCGGATTCGGCCCTGTTTTGGAAGCGAGTTGGGCTCTGTTTATATCCCTCCAAGAGCCCGCGGCCCGCCAGGACCCGGTGACCGGCCCTGGGCTCATTATAAGATGTTCTACACCCGGCCAATATGCGACCAATAGTAAGCAGGGTGCCCAACCCGCCAGAGCACGTCGGGGAGTTGATCTTGCCGGGGGCAGAGCGGGATCGGGACACTAGTGAGGAAGTGTTTCTTCCTACTGATGCTCAAACCATTCTGTCAATTCCTCTATGCACAAGACAAAATAGAGGACTTTCTGGTCGTGGGTGCATGAAAAGAACGGAACCTTCTCAATTCGATCGGCCTACCGAATGCTCGTTGACACAAAGTTGAGACGTGAGGCTTGGCTCGAGGGAAGGTCTGGGTCGTCGGACACAGCAGGCGAACACAAGGCATGGACGAGACTATGGAATATAGATATACCCTCGAAGGTCAAAATCTTTCTATGAAGGCTTGCCTAGCAATCCATCCCGACTGCGGACCTTCTTCGTGAGAGAAACATGTCCACAACTACGTGCTGCGGACTCTGCGATGCTGAAGATTCTTGGCAACACTCTCTACTTCATTGCAGTGTCGCGAGATGTGTCTGGGCTCTCCAAGATCATGATCTGGTCGAAGCACTTAACAGTACTGTTGAACCCGGCGCAAAAAGGTGGGTGTTTGCACTGCATGACATGCTATCAAGTGAAGAGTTCACCCAGACAGTTGTCACCCTCTGGTCGATCTGGTTTGCAAAGAGACAGGCATTGCATGAGCACATATTCCAGAGTCCCCAAGTGACACATAATTTCATCATGAAATATCTAAGAGAGTTGAAGGATTGCAAACCCAAGAATCTCCTTCACGGACAGGGCCTATgcagcagcagcatcaacatgagGCATGGAGCCCACCGCCACCTGGGTGTGTGAAGATAAAAGTGGATGGGGCTGTGGCACGTCAGGTAAACGGAGGTGCTTTCAGTGCAGTTTGCAGGGACTCAACTGGTATGTTTCTGGACGCTTCAGCTATACGGTGCAGGGGCATATCTGACCCAGCAATTCTTGAGGCTCTGGCATGTCGTGAAGGTCTGGCACTGGCCAATGATCTCGGTGCTACGCACGTGTTAATAGTATCCGACTGCAAGGGGGTTATCCAGGACATCGCGAACAACACTGGAGGAGAGTACGGTTCGGTCGTTAGGGAAATATTAGAGAATCCACAACGTTCCAGCTTTGTACCTTCACTTTTGAAGGAAGAGAGACTAATATAGAGGCACATAGCCTCGCTAGACATGCTTTGGGTCTGGGTCATGGACGCCATTTGTAGCTCATAGATCCACCAGACCTCAATTGTATACCTATGAACTTGTTGGCTGAATAAAGTAAAGCATGTTTAGACTCAAAAAAAATTATAAGATGTTCTACAGCAACTTTTCCTGATTCGAATGTATACAGGCGTATTTCGTTATGTTTATGTGTATTCGCTCATTTTAGTCTGCACGTAGTTGGAATATCTTGTGTTTGTAAACAGAGGGAGCACGGGTTTGAGACGATGTGTGGTTTGGGCATTGTTGTTTGCCCACGCACCCACGCAGGTTCTAGAATTTGTGCATCATAGCGGGAGAAGGGAACCTAACTAGTGTCACGCATTTGGGATGCCCCATCATGGGTAGATGCCTGGGTGGTTTAATTTAGTGGAGAGCGTCAAGAGTGTTACTACTCACAGTTTGTAACCCGATGCTCCTGGCTAAGGGCATGAATGTGGATGATCTTTTCATGTCTTTGTTGCCGCGCTCCAACTGAACCTACTCGCCGTCTGTCTTTTGGTTGTGGTGGTGTAGCACAACAACTTTGGAGTCTTGTCTCTGATGCTTTCAATTTAGACTGGTTGTGACTTTGAATCGATTGGTCTGTGGTGAACTGGCTCACATGAACATTCTATGCATAATATGGGTACGAGTATAGTGCAATGACCTGGTCTTTATGGACTTTTCAAATTGGTATCTGCTTTTAGGGCATAAAGTGGCGAAGCTCTCAGAAAATCTA
Coding sequences within it:
- the LOC125544051 gene encoding uncharacterized protein LOC125544051, translated to MDGQSCDLGSVPAVASDGAGASSAVAGGTDISPGKQSALDRASGQGENADCSVEAGMCAGFSKPVGLGLKKDLQKCATFPSSSSAAEAEPEDSCCDADDDAPKDAHTYQRSVSLPPTVKLIPAIKGSRQKNGIPLPAEDRHIKWAADVYDPPVSSVSHSVNNSYQRRPKPRKKDKTKQKEKRKARNKKKTNNAAQNPAVLQTPGLEDLGTSIGSEAQADPGKVETEMLDYGISSQEVKCGTSFLLESAAKMHFSTAEAS